The genomic DNA TTCTCATTCCGAATGTACTGGGCGAATATGAAGGGCTTGCTGAACATGGTGGCCGAAGGGATCATACTCGTCGCCTCTCTCGCCTCCCTCTTCATCCTGGTCTATCAGTTCGGATTCAAATATTCGGCCCATGTCACCCATATGTTGGAAACCAGCCGGGTTTACCTCCTGCTGGCTTTCTTTACCGGGATATCGCTTCGGTATATTTTGAAATTCAAAGAGATCATACAAGAGAAAATGTTATACCTGGATATCGGCATTTATTTTTTCCTCTTTGCCGTGCTATCGGGCAAAGTATTCTTCAAAGAAGCCATTCACCAGTCGCTGCCCTACCTCGGTTTCCTCACGGAACCGCTGTTCGTTTATTTCCTCCTGCTGTTGCTGAGCGCCATCCATTTGTCGCGGCAGACATTCACGCTGTTACAAAGCCATATCAAGCCGTCCCTCCTGTTCCTGCTGAGTTTCGTGTTCGTCATCCTTGTCGGTTCGGGATTGCTGATGTTGCCAAACGCCACGGTGCACGGGATTCATTTCGTAGATGCCCTGTTCATCTCGACCACCTCCGTCTGTGTGACCGGACTGACGACAGTCGATGTGGCAACGACATTCACGCATACAGGACATATCATCATCATGTTTCTTATCCAGATCGGCGGTATAGGAGTCATGACTTTCACCAGCTTTTTTGCCCTTTCTTTCATGGGGCATTCATCTTTCACCAGCAAGCTCGTTCTGAAAGACATGCTGAACGAAGACCGGGTGAACGGGCTGTTCCGGGTGATCCTTAACATCCTGTTCGTGACACTGTTTATCGAAGGCGTAGGGGCCTACCTGATTTATCTGGATATAAAGGGAGGGCTGCCGGGAGGCACGCAGGAAGAAGTGTTCTACGCTGTGTTTCATGCCGTTTCGGCTTTCTGCAATGCTGGGATCTCGACGCTGAGCGGAAACATGTATGACCCGCTGGTCGCCCAAAAATACAACCTGCATGTCTGGATCGCCCTGCTCATCGTATTCGGCGGGCTAGGTTTCCCGATTGTTTTCAACTACCTGAAGCTGTTACGACATCTGCTTGTCAATACATTCAAGATCGTAATCGGACAGCAGAAGCATTATATCCATACCCCCAGAATTATCAATATCAACACGTACATCGTGATGATCAGCACGTTGGTATTGCTTGCCGGCGGTACATTTTTCTACTATCTGCTGGAAATAGACAATACGCTCGCCGGATTGCCGTTCAGAGGACAGCTTGCCAATGCATTCCTGGGAGCCGTCACCCCGCGTACGGCCGGATTCTGCGTCGCGGATATGGGGACGCTGACTACCGGAACACTCATGCTGACACTGATCCTGATGATAATAGGCGCCGCTCCCATGTCTACCGGCGGCGGTTTGAAAGTAACGACCGTCTGTGTCGCCCTGCTGACCGCACACAACGCCGCCCGCGGGAAAGAGAATGTGGAAATCCGCAAACGTGAAATATCACCGGAAACCATACGCAGGGCTTTCGCCACAATCGTTTTCTATTTCTGCTGGCTGGGGGCGGCCGTCTGGATATTGTCCATTACCGAAAAAGACGTACCGGTCTTCACCTTGATCTTCGAAGTCGTGTCGGCACTCAGCACGGTAGGGTTAAGTTTGAACTTCAGCCCGTTACTGAGCATTTCGGGAAAACTGGTCATCATCTTCACCATGCTGGTCGGACGTATCGGCATACTGGCCTTCTTTATCAGTTTCTACAAGGAATACAAAAAGAAGAATTACACCTATCCACAGGAAAATATATTAATGTAACATAAAGAATACAATATGAAATATTTAGTAATCGGATTAGGAAACCTGGGACGCGCCATCGCCGAAAGCCTGACACGCATCGGCAATGAAGTGATCGGCGTAGATATCAACCCGCACAAGACCGAAGCGGTCAAACACACCATATCCGGAGCAATCAGCCTCGACACGACGGACAAAGACGCCTTGAACACGCTACCACTGAACGAGATGGATGCCATCTTCGTCACCTTCGGCAAGGACTTCGGGACCTCCATACAGACTGTAGCCCTGCTAAAGAACTTAGATGTGAACAAACTGATCGTACGAGGGATTTCTCCCATCCACGAGGCAGTGATCCGTTCGATCGGTGTAGCGGAGATCATCACTCCGGAAGATGATTTCGCCGGTATGTACGCATCCCAATCCTTACTTGGGGAACTCTTCAAACAATGGTACAGAGTGACGGACACACACCATCTCTACAAGATAAAAGCACCAGTCACCTTTGTCGGACAGACCCTGCAGACCATAGACCTGGAAGAGAATTTCGGAGTGCGCCTTGTCGGCATCGAACGCCCCAAGACAGAACGCAACCTGATCGGGTTAAAACAAACCCAATACTCCGTCATCGACAAAATCACCGGAGACCTGAGAGTCGAAGAAGGTGATCTGCTCATCCTTTTCGGCAAGATGGAAGTGTTGCACAGGCTGGCAGATATCTGACGCCGGTTTATTCTTTCTGAGGTATCTTGGAAACCAAAACCTTATCTATACGGGCGCCGTCCATATCGACGATCTCGAATTCGAAGTTCAACCAGCTCAATTTCTCACCGGTCTTCGGAACCCGTTCCAGAATCTCCAGGATCAGGCCGCTGAGCGTATTATAGTCATGCTCGGCATACAAATCTTCCATGTCGAAATATTCAAGGAAGTCATAGAAGTTGTACTGCCCGTCCACCAGCCAGGTCCCGTCGGACCGCTCGACGATCTCGGCCTCTTCCCCCACATCGGGAACCTGCCCGATCAGACCTTCCATGATATCTTTCAAGGTGACAATCCCTTGGATGCCTCCGAACTCGTCCGTGACGATGCCATATTTCACACGTGCCTGCTTGAACTGTTCCAACGCATTATACACACTCTGGTTTTCCGGCATAAACTCCGCCGGACGAATCACCTGCGACAAAGAGAAATCCGGCTCGTCGATACGGCCGAACAAGTCTTTCAGATAGACGACGCCTTTGATATCGTCAAACTTTCCGGCAGCAACCGGATAGATGTTGAAAAGATTTTCCTGGACTTTCTCGCGTATCTGCTCGATACTGTCCGTCAGGTCCAGCCAGACAAGCTCGCTGCGGTGTGTCATGATAGAACCGACATTACGGTCGCCCAGATTGAACACGCGTTCCACGATGTCCTGCTCGACTTCCTGCACTTCGCCGACATCAAAGCCTTCTTTGACAATCGCCTTGATCTCCTCCTCCGTCACCTTGTTTTCTTCAGTCGCATCGGTTCCGATCAGTCTGACGGTCAACGCCGTACTCTTGGATAACAGCCACACGAAAGGCGAGGCGACCAGCGAAAGGAAATTCATCGGTTTGGCAACGAGCATCGACACACGCTCAGCATAGCCCATACCGATACGTTTGGGGACCAGCTCGCCCATAATCAATGTCAGATAAGTGACGATCACGACAATTGTGGTTTTGGAAACCCCCAACGCATAAGGTTCCAGAAAAGGAATGCGGCGGACATGCTCGGCCAGGTCATAGGCAAAAGCCTCGCCCGAATACAAACCGGTCAGAATACCGATAAGCGTAATCCCGATCTGGATGGTAGAGAGAAACCGGTCCGGTTCGTTTGCC from Parabacteroides merdae ATCC 43184 includes the following:
- a CDS encoding TrkH family potassium uptake protein translates to MDIKHLQFSFRMYWANMKGLLNMVAEGIILVASLASLFILVYQFGFKYSAHVTHMLETSRVYLLLAFFTGISLRYILKFKEIIQEKMLYLDIGIYFFLFAVLSGKVFFKEAIHQSLPYLGFLTEPLFVYFLLLLLSAIHLSRQTFTLLQSHIKPSLLFLLSFVFVILVGSGLLMLPNATVHGIHFVDALFISTTSVCVTGLTTVDVATTFTHTGHIIIMFLIQIGGIGVMTFTSFFALSFMGHSSFTSKLVLKDMLNEDRVNGLFRVILNILFVTLFIEGVGAYLIYLDIKGGLPGGTQEEVFYAVFHAVSAFCNAGISTLSGNMYDPLVAQKYNLHVWIALLIVFGGLGFPIVFNYLKLLRHLLVNTFKIVIGQQKHYIHTPRIININTYIVMISTLVLLAGGTFFYYLLEIDNTLAGLPFRGQLANAFLGAVTPRTAGFCVADMGTLTTGTLMLTLILMIIGAAPMSTGGGLKVTTVCVALLTAHNAARGKENVEIRKREISPETIRRAFATIVFYFCWLGAAVWILSITEKDVPVFTLIFEVVSALSTVGLSLNFSPLLSISGKLVIIFTMLVGRIGILAFFISFYKEYKKKNYTYPQENILM
- a CDS encoding potassium channel family protein, whose product is MKYLVIGLGNLGRAIAESLTRIGNEVIGVDINPHKTEAVKHTISGAISLDTTDKDALNTLPLNEMDAIFVTFGKDFGTSIQTVALLKNLDVNKLIVRGISPIHEAVIRSIGVAEIITPEDDFAGMYASQSLLGELFKQWYRVTDTHHLYKIKAPVTFVGQTLQTIDLEENFGVRLVGIERPKTERNLIGLKQTQYSVIDKITGDLRVEEGDLLILFGKMEVLHRLADI
- a CDS encoding hemolysin family protein; this translates as MEIFIIIGLILLNGLLSMSEIALVSARKARLELEAKRGNKSAKTALKLANEPDRFLSTIQIGITLIGILTGLYSGEAFAYDLAEHVRRIPFLEPYALGVSKTTIVVIVTYLTLIMGELVPKRIGMGYAERVSMLVAKPMNFLSLVASPFVWLLSKSTALTVRLIGTDATEENKVTEEEIKAIVKEGFDVGEVQEVEQDIVERVFNLGDRNVGSIMTHRSELVWLDLTDSIEQIREKVQENLFNIYPVAAGKFDDIKGVVYLKDLFGRIDEPDFSLSQVIRPAEFMPENQSVYNALEQFKQARVKYGIVTDEFGGIQGIVTLKDIMEGLIGQVPDVGEEAEIVERSDGTWLVDGQYNFYDFLEYFDMEDLYAEHDYNTLSGLILEILERVPKTGEKLSWLNFEFEIVDMDGARIDKVLVSKIPQKE